In Croceicoccus sp. Ery15, a genomic segment contains:
- a CDS encoding ABC transporter permease yields the protein MNRTWARWALALRLARRDFSWRFRGLRLLIVCLFLGAAALSAIGTLEGAIRGELATRGQDILGGDIELRRYGQPATPDELAAMQRLGTVSGGVRMQAIASVGSGDDVVGAPVQLKAIDGAYPLYGELKLKDGRSVGAPPRGEAWVDPGLLDRLDIDEDATVRLGETQVRLTGLIASEPDRLSEGFSLGPPMLISQETLEDAGLVQTGSMARFKYRVKLPADADVDTLAEEFTAQFPIAGWDFRTRDRASPGADRLMANMGQFLTLVGLAALFIAGIGIAGAVTSWLESRRTSIATLKVLGASSGDVMRIHVVQVVAAALVGVIAGLVLGYLAVPFLASMLEGMLPVEARFSFDPLALLRAACFALLVALIFAAPPLIAAREVTAMALFRSGANGRAAVWRAAALPVGIGLALLVALVLLGARDPLLNLWFMVGAAAVLGLLALIGFAIRRLARRLPRAKASLAVRMGISSLDRPGAPTVALATALGFGLAAFAAIASIQSALDRYVESSVPEVAPDYFVIDLPSADVARFGDLVQRIAPGSATRAVPNLRATIIAYGPQDAMTSVEDVEDIPEGAWALRGERGVTYASAVPQGNTIVDGAWWNEQDGATQALVSVDEELARPIGLKIGDRLRYSVLGTEREAVVASIRTIEWDDLGFNHVLVFSPGAIADAPHNFAATISLADGADRRALLSSMVREFPGSAVIEVGAVLTQARDILGSMAAAILAAASVTVLAGLAVLLGAIAAARARETYETVVLRVLGASRAQVLGALAVRYALLAGLLALVALALGSVVGWGVMTGLFDLPFRPDWALVLSVLLGGAALVIIAATAASIPVLRARPASALRSL from the coding sequence ATGAACCGGACATGGGCGCGCTGGGCGCTGGCCTTGCGGCTGGCGCGGCGCGATTTTTCATGGCGGTTTCGCGGCCTGCGCCTGCTGATCGTATGCCTGTTTCTGGGGGCCGCGGCGCTGTCGGCCATCGGCACGCTGGAAGGCGCGATCCGCGGCGAGCTGGCGACGCGCGGGCAGGATATTCTGGGCGGCGACATCGAACTGCGCCGCTATGGCCAGCCCGCCACGCCCGACGAACTGGCCGCGATGCAAAGGCTGGGTACCGTATCGGGCGGTGTGCGGATGCAGGCCATCGCCTCGGTCGGCAGCGGCGACGATGTGGTCGGCGCGCCGGTGCAGTTGAAGGCGATCGACGGCGCCTATCCGCTTTATGGCGAACTGAAGCTGAAAGACGGGCGCAGTGTCGGCGCGCCGCCGCGCGGCGAGGCATGGGTCGATCCCGGCCTGCTCGACCGGCTGGATATTGATGAGGACGCGACGGTCCGCCTTGGCGAAACGCAGGTCCGGCTGACGGGCCTGATCGCCAGCGAACCCGACCGGCTTTCCGAAGGGTTCTCGCTTGGCCCGCCGATGCTGATTTCGCAAGAAACGCTGGAGGATGCGGGGCTGGTGCAGACGGGGTCGATGGCGCGGTTCAAATATCGCGTCAAATTGCCCGCCGATGCCGATGTCGACACGCTGGCAGAGGAATTCACCGCGCAATTCCCGATTGCCGGCTGGGATTTCCGCACACGCGACCGCGCTTCGCCGGGGGCGGACAGGCTGATGGCGAATATGGGCCAGTTCCTTACCCTTGTCGGGCTGGCGGCGCTGTTTATCGCGGGGATCGGCATTGCGGGCGCGGTCACCTCGTGGCTGGAAAGCCGCCGCACCTCTATCGCCACGCTGAAAGTGCTGGGCGCATCGAGCGGGGATGTGATGCGCATCCATGTGGTGCAGGTCGTCGCCGCCGCGCTGGTCGGCGTGATCGCGGGGTTGGTGCTGGGCTATTTGGCGGTGCCCTTTCTGGCGTCGATGCTGGAAGGGATGCTGCCGGTCGAAGCGCGGTTCAGCTTCGACCCGCTGGCATTGCTGCGCGCAGCCTGTTTCGCGCTGCTGGTGGCGCTGATCTTTGCCGCCCCGCCGCTGATCGCGGCGCGTGAAGTGACCGCGATGGCGCTGTTCCGGTCGGGCGCGAACGGGCGGGCGGCGGTGTGGCGCGCGGCAGCGCTGCCGGTGGGAATCGGGCTGGCGCTGCTGGTGGCGCTGGTCCTGCTGGGCGCGCGCGATCCGCTGCTCAATTTGTGGTTCATGGTCGGCGCGGCGGCGGTGCTGGGCCTGCTGGCCCTGATCGGCTTCGCGATCAGGCGCCTTGCCCGCCGCCTGCCCCGTGCCAAGGCATCGCTTGCCGTCCGCATGGGCATATCCTCGCTCGACCGGCCCGGCGCGCCCACCGTGGCGCTGGCGACGGCGCTGGGTTTCGGGCTGGCCGCCTTTGCCGCGATCGCATCGATCCAGTCCGCGCTCGACCGCTATGTCGAAAGCAGCGTGCCCGAGGTTGCGCCCGATTATTTCGTGATCGACCTGCCCAGCGCAGACGTGGCCCGGTTCGGCGATCTGGTCCAGCGGATCGCGCCCGGCTCCGCCACCCGCGCGGTGCCCAATCTGCGCGCCACGATTATCGCCTATGGCCCGCAGGACGCCATGACATCTGTCGAGGATGTCGAGGATATTCCCGAAGGCGCATGGGCCCTGCGCGGAGAGCGCGGGGTGACCTATGCCAGCGCGGTTCCGCAGGGCAATACCATCGTCGACGGCGCATGGTGGAACGAACAGGACGGCGCGACGCAGGCGCTTGTCTCGGTGGACGAGGAACTGGCGCGGCCCATCGGGCTGAAGATCGGAGACCGGCTGCGCTATAGCGTGCTGGGCACAGAGCGGGAGGCCGTCGTCGCGTCGATCCGCACCATCGAATGGGACGATCTGGGCTTTAACCATGTGCTGGTGTTCAGCCCGGGCGCGATTGCCGATGCGCCGCATAATTTCGCCGCCACCATTTCCTTGGCCGATGGCGCGGACCGGCGCGCATTGCTGTCGTCGATGGTGCGCGAATTCCCCGGCAGCGCGGTGATAGAGGTTGGCGCGGTGCTGACGCAGGCGCGCGATATTCTGGGCAGCATGGCGGCGGCGATCCTGGCGGCCGCATCGGTGACGGTGCTGGCGGGGCTGGCCGTATTGCTGGGCGCGATCGCAGCGGCGCGGGCGCGCGAAACCTATGAAACCGTGGTGCTGCGCGTGCTGGGTGCCAGCCGGGCGCAGGTTCTGGGCGCGCTGGCGGTGCGATATGCTTTGCTGGCGGGATTGCTGGCGCTGGTGGCGCTGGCGCTGGGCAGTGTGGTCGGCTGGGGCGTGATGACCGGCCTGTTCGACTTGCCGTTCCGGCCCGACTGGGCATTGGTGCTGTCGGTATTGCTGGGCGGGGCGGCGCTGGTGATCATTGCCGCCACCGCCGCCTCTATCCCTGTATTACGCGCCCGCCCCGCGAGCGCGCTGCGCTCGCTTTAG
- a CDS encoding DUF805 domain-containing protein, protein MDYMLMPLRRYFDFEGRSRRKEFWMFFLLNTIVVFVLGGMLLATGFSMDPYGGSSGGPFAWLLMAVLGLYWLAILIPSIAVQVRRFHDQDKSGWFVLINFVPYVGGLIVLVFMLMEGTRGPNRYGPDPKEGEARGV, encoded by the coding sequence ATGGATTATATGCTGATGCCGCTGCGCCGCTATTTCGATTTCGAAGGCAGGTCGCGGCGCAAGGAATTCTGGATGTTCTTCCTGCTCAACACGATCGTCGTGTTCGTGCTGGGCGGCATGCTGCTGGCGACGGGCTTTTCGATGGATCCCTATGGCGGATCGTCGGGCGGGCCGTTCGCATGGCTGCTGATGGCAGTGCTGGGGCTTTACTGGCTGGCGATCCTGATCCCGTCGATCGCGGTGCAGGTGCGCCGTTTTCACGATCAGGACAAATCGGGCTGGTTCGTGCTGATCAATTTCGTGCCCTATGTCGGCGGGTTGATCGTGCTGGTCTTCATGCTGATGGAAGGAACGCGCGGACCCAACAGATACGGTCCCGACCCCAAGGAAGGCGAAGCACGCGGCGTTTGA
- a CDS encoding PspC domain-containing protein — MSNLTKGNNNSPRKFHLNKQSGKLMGVSAGMADYFGVDVTLVRIAWVLGTLLGFGSLILIYLAIGLIAD, encoded by the coding sequence GTGAGCAATCTGACCAAGGGCAACAATAATTCCCCGCGCAAGTTCCATTTGAACAAGCAGAGCGGCAAGCTGATGGGTGTCAGCGCGGGGATGGCCGATTATTTCGGCGTCGATGTCACGCTGGTCCGGATCGCCTGGGTTCTGGGAACCCTGCTGGGCTTCGGCTCGCTGATCCTGATCTATCTTGCCATCGGCCTTATCGCAGATTGA
- the recF gene encoding DNA replication/repair protein RecF, protein MAFDRIQLADFRNHRATRLDGSARFNLLVGANGAGKTNVLEALSLFTPGRGLRRAQLSEMARDDAAGFAIGADLVSGVTPVRLGTALQADAPNRRIVQASGAPLPASRLAEWLSVAWLTPAMDRLFTDSASGRRRFLDRMVLAIRPEHAMHSGRYEKALRERNRLLSADRAPDPAWLDALEKEMAEAGAVIAANRAAVVGELSARLATLPEAPFARPEIAVDPASPADADRLADTWRASRAAERGAGRTLSGPHRDDLAVVMAGTGRPAADCSTGEQKALLIAMTLAHATLSKSQGADGGRPLVLLLDEVAAHLDPVRRAALFERLDESGAQVWMTGTELALFAGLEGKAAVWRVAGGVAEKA, encoded by the coding sequence ATGGCATTCGACCGCATCCAGCTTGCCGATTTTCGCAACCACCGCGCCACGCGGCTGGACGGTTCGGCGCGTTTCAACCTGCTGGTGGGCGCGAATGGCGCGGGCAAGACCAATGTGCTGGAGGCGCTGTCGCTGTTCACGCCGGGACGCGGGCTGCGGCGGGCGCAATTGTCGGAAATGGCGCGCGACGATGCGGCGGGCTTCGCCATCGGGGCCGATCTGGTCAGCGGGGTCACGCCGGTCCGGCTGGGCACCGCGTTACAGGCAGACGCCCCCAACCGGCGCATCGTGCAGGCCAGCGGCGCGCCCCTGCCCGCATCGCGGCTGGCCGAATGGCTGTCGGTCGCGTGGCTGACCCCCGCGATGGACCGGCTGTTCACCGATAGCGCATCGGGCCGCAGGCGGTTTCTGGACCGCATGGTGCTGGCGATCCGGCCCGAACATGCGATGCATTCGGGCCGTTATGAAAAGGCGCTGCGCGAACGCAACCGGTTGCTGTCTGCCGATCGCGCCCCCGATCCTGCGTGGCTGGACGCGCTGGAAAAGGAAATGGCCGAGGCGGGCGCCGTCATCGCCGCCAATCGCGCCGCCGTAGTCGGGGAACTGTCCGCCCGCCTTGCCACCCTGCCCGAAGCGCCGTTTGCGCGGCCGGAAATCGCGGTCGATCCCGCCTCGCCCGCCGATGCGGACCGGCTGGCCGACACATGGCGCGCATCGCGCGCGGCAGAGCGCGGCGCGGGGCGCACCCTGTCGGGCCCGCATCGCGACGATCTGGCGGTGGTGATGGCAGGCACCGGCCGCCCCGCCGCCGATTGTTCGACCGGAGAGCAAAAGGCGCTGCTGATCGCGATGACCCTTGCCCATGCCACGCTTTCGAAATCGCAAGGTGCCGACGGGGGCCGCCCGCTGGTCCTGTTGCTTGACGAGGTGGCCGCCCATCTCGACCCCGTCCGCCGTGCCGCGCTTTTCGAAAGGCTGGACGAAAGCGGCGCGCAGGTCTGGATGACGGGCACCGAGCTGGCGCTGTTCGCCGGGCTTGAGGGCAAGGCCGCCGTGTGGCGCGTGGCTGGCGGCGTGGCCGAGAAAGCCTGA
- a CDS encoding ABC transporter ATP-binding protein, giving the protein MTAAYPSPATADEQPAIAASGLMLAFMNGRVEVPILKGIDLTVPTGQTVALLGPSGSGKSSLMAVLSGLERATGGTLDVAGAQFAREGAAAMSEDELAAARRGRIGIVLQAFHLLPTMTALENVATPLELAGMDDAFVRARAELEAVGLGHRLDHYPAQLSGGEQQRVAIARALAPRPALIFADEPTGNLDSATGADIIDLLFARRASSGATLFLITHDPALAERCQRVLELADGRIVSDRAGANPL; this is encoded by the coding sequence ATGACCGCTGCCTACCCCTCTCCCGCAACCGCCGACGAACAGCCTGCCATCGCCGCCAGCGGGCTGATGCTGGCTTTCATGAACGGGCGGGTCGAGGTGCCGATCCTGAAAGGCATCGACCTGACCGTGCCCACGGGGCAGACGGTGGCGCTGCTGGGGCCGTCGGGATCGGGCAAAAGCTCTTTGATGGCCGTGCTGTCGGGGCTGGAACGCGCGACGGGCGGCACGCTGGACGTGGCGGGCGCGCAATTCGCCCGCGAAGGCGCCGCCGCGATGAGCGAGGACGAGCTGGCCGCCGCGCGGCGGGGCCGCATCGGCATCGTGCTTCAGGCGTTTCATTTGCTTCCCACCATGACCGCGCTGGAAAACGTCGCCACTCCGCTGGAACTGGCGGGGATGGACGATGCCTTTGTCCGCGCGCGGGCAGAGCTGGAAGCGGTGGGGCTGGGCCACCGGCTTGACCATTATCCCGCGCAGCTGTCGGGCGGCGAGCAGCAGCGCGTGGCCATCGCCCGCGCCCTCGCGCCCCGCCCCGCCCTGATCTTCGCGGACGAGCCGACCGGCAATCTCGACAGTGCGACGGGGGCCGACATCATCGACCTGCTGTTCGCCCGCCGCGCATCGAGCGGCGCGACCCTGTTCCTGATCACCCATGATCCCGCGCTGGCCGAACGCTGCCAGCGCGTGCTGGAACTGGCCGACGGGCGCATCGTGTCCGACCGTGCGGGCGCCAACCCGCTATGA
- a CDS encoding arylesterase — translation MVARFLALGVAFLLAACGSAEETGEAAAGEPVTVSGPAIDVLAFGDSLFAGYRLDRNESYPAKLQDALRARGLNVTVTNAGVSGDTTAAGLQRIDFVLDSMAGQPDLVLVELGANDMLRGLPAGQARENLDAILRTLDQRGIPVMVYGMRAAPNLGGDYGRNFEAIFPDLAEKYDAGLVPFFIEPLIFDRSLVQQDQLHPTAEGVDAMVDKTVEQIEERIEAL, via the coding sequence GTGGTCGCAAGATTTTTGGCACTCGGCGTGGCATTTCTGCTGGCAGCATGCGGTTCGGCAGAGGAAACCGGCGAAGCGGCGGCGGGCGAACCGGTTACCGTGTCGGGGCCCGCCATCGACGTGCTGGCGTTCGGCGACAGCCTGTTCGCGGGCTATCGGCTGGACCGAAACGAATCCTATCCCGCGAAGCTGCAGGATGCTTTGCGGGCACGCGGGCTGAACGTAACAGTCACCAATGCGGGCGTGTCGGGCGATACCACGGCGGCAGGGCTTCAGCGGATCGACTTCGTGCTCGATTCCATGGCGGGCCAGCCCGATCTGGTGCTGGTCGAACTGGGCGCGAACGACATGCTGCGCGGTCTGCCCGCCGGTCAGGCGCGCGAAAATCTGGATGCGATCCTGCGCACGCTCGACCAGCGGGGCATTCCCGTCATGGTCTATGGTATGCGTGCCGCGCCCAATCTGGGCGGCGATTACGGCCGGAACTTCGAAGCGATCTTCCCCGATCTGGCCGAGAAATACGATGCCGGACTGGTGCCGTTCTTTATCGAACCGCTGATTTTCGACCGCTCGCTGGTGCAACAGGACCAGCTTCACCCAACGGCCGAGGGGGTCGATGCGATGGTCGACAAGACGGTGGAGCAGATCGAGGAGCGGATCGAGGCGCTTTAG